In a genomic window of Prosthecobacter sp. SYSU 5D2:
- a CDS encoding polyphenol oxidase family protein, translating into MKKPLWMTFPLLEELTEFRHRFTLRHPAIPVDAERAEVVERLWGWHREQAAELGFAAEALCIAEQVHGAGVAVIDQVPEAPIAGVDGIVTATPGLVIGIYVADCGALYLADPVTGACGIVHSGKKGSELGIAAVAIRLMAERFDSDPKDIRAQLGPCIRPPAYEVDFASQIRESCLEAGVLDGHFADCGVCTSSDLQRFYSYRMEKGRTGRLLALLGRVSAGSPA; encoded by the coding sequence ATGAAAAAACCACTCTGGATGACCTTTCCGCTGCTGGAGGAACTGACTGAGTTCCGCCATCGCTTCACCCTGCGCCATCCGGCCATCCCGGTGGATGCGGAGCGTGCGGAGGTGGTGGAGCGGCTGTGGGGCTGGCATCGTGAACAGGCGGCTGAGCTGGGCTTCGCGGCGGAGGCGCTCTGCATTGCGGAGCAGGTGCACGGGGCGGGCGTGGCGGTGATTGACCAGGTGCCGGAGGCACCCATCGCCGGGGTTGACGGCATCGTCACGGCCACGCCTGGGCTGGTCATCGGCATTTATGTGGCGGACTGTGGGGCGTTGTACCTGGCAGATCCGGTGACGGGGGCGTGCGGCATTGTGCATTCGGGTAAAAAAGGGTCGGAACTGGGCATTGCTGCGGTGGCCATCCGGCTGATGGCGGAACGGTTTGACAGTGATCCAAAGGACATTCGTGCGCAGCTTGGACCCTGCATCCGGCCACCGGCCTATGAGGTGGACTTTGCTTCTCAGATCCGCGAAAGCTGCCTGGAGGCGGGAGTGCTGGACGGGCATTTTGCAGACTGTGGCGTCTGCACATCGTCGGACTTGCAGCGGTTCTATTCTTATCGCATGGAGAAGGGCCGCACCGGCCGCCTGCTGGCCCTTTTGGGCCGGGTGTCTGCGGGTTCACCTGCCTAA
- a CDS encoding SUMF1/EgtB/PvdO family nonheme iron enzyme: MKQFCISLILLFCQHGFTHALEVENVRVVQRAETKLVDVDYDLSDVAQPVTIALEVSADGGATWTVPVRHVTGAYGPAISAGTDLSMTWDAGADWTEELSEQVRVRVLADAHAGEMVAIPAGTFEMGDHLDSNSNAPVHTVRLSSYAIGQHEVLSETWALVRTWALNEGYTDLPAGSSRGDGHPISGIAWLDVVKWCNARSEMEGLTPAYYLDEAHEVILKEGDHNPLNSQIKWDADGYRLPTEAEWEKAARGGIAGQRFPWGNTISHTEANFNNEGGEEYATGTTGAHPNFNTGPFPRTNPVEYFPANGYGLHGAADNVWEWCYDRYAADYYATSPSLDPLGPQSGNNRCLRGGSWANHAAVARINYRRHNSRTYAPEWSGVRVVRGTLSAASLVAGLSPSTTVDTRDPSLTVEQSSGTALVSGESVTNYIAVALASPEGRTFTLRNDGGLVLENIAVTVIGDHDTDFSVSGVNTTTLASGETMTVTVTFTPTQTGQRNATLQISSNDPLQGTFSVGLTGQGGFIPVSFAWDGLLQPYDGSPRPVSVSTEPADIEFTLTYAGNAEPPVLPGQYEVTATVTNPYYEGSSTVLLVVDHRGDRLVLAPDEAPAIPSTENIVWEESASGLYEGLLHSDAEEPRLLGSLENVKITSKGSVSARLRIQGSAVALRGSFDETGLWAVDVPKAKTGAIQGQLRLTETEAGRQVVTGTLTWAESAATVYAPRAQAVEAWVGNHSLLLPGNPAWPLDAPVGDGWAVVKVSKTGKVTVKGRLGDGNAFTESALLSAAGEWALFAELYRAGSTRGHIGGRMQFRDIALISDCDGLLDWRKPADDRAAQFPAGFDVQVLAVGSRLTAAAKGQRLLAQLADAEPNASLSLISPGLTVGELGELERVISWLPTNALRHYGPETLAGKANPKSGQITGNFRDPETGTRIAFTGIALQKQGIVGGHFMLGDRSGALRILPGTDFPHPGSDGVVAEIAQVTLPETPATAPSLTPIAFERAAAGTYSGVLALEGVHTGGIENLRVTTSGSFTGQIWINGFRYALTGTFDLNGSATTQIQSTGGLPPLDITLQLQQAAGSSDGYQLTGVLSLSGSDHLVDAQRLPPYSTQDPAPQAGPWTLAMLAPEDVNADAQPGGDSVAALKISVKGLCTGTLLLADGSKVTLAGHVSRNGEWSLHRGLYGNPARGFIAGKVTFRELEAVSEVDGQWRWEKQNGAAPKSALYPTGFAFTRPVIGCRYQAPARNQSAWPQLGEGWYNAWLRFQGPAFAVTSGSFALDRLVTWTGKNQVIHYGPDVLKVKFVPATGLITGSLQDAVTKGRQGFTGILIQKQSLATGFYLTPNRSGRFVIESQAEVD, from the coding sequence ATGAAGCAGTTCTGTATTTCCCTCATCCTACTCTTTTGCCAACATGGGTTCACCCATGCGCTGGAGGTGGAAAATGTGCGCGTCGTCCAGCGTGCGGAGACGAAGCTGGTGGACGTTGATTATGACCTCAGTGACGTGGCCCAGCCAGTCACCATCGCGCTGGAAGTCTCCGCTGACGGCGGTGCGACATGGACCGTTCCGGTGCGCCATGTCACCGGTGCTTATGGACCAGCCATATCAGCAGGGACCGATTTGAGCATGACTTGGGATGCCGGTGCCGACTGGACCGAAGAACTCTCAGAGCAAGTCCGTGTGCGGGTGCTCGCAGATGCCCATGCCGGAGAGATGGTGGCCATCCCGGCAGGCACTTTTGAAATGGGGGATCACCTGGATTCTAACAGCAACGCTCCCGTCCACACCGTCCGGCTGAGTTCCTATGCCATCGGGCAGCACGAAGTTCTTTCCGAAACCTGGGCACTGGTGCGTACCTGGGCTCTAAATGAAGGCTACACGGACCTGCCCGCAGGCTCGAGCCGGGGAGACGGCCATCCGATTTCAGGCATTGCCTGGCTGGATGTGGTGAAATGGTGCAATGCCCGGAGTGAGATGGAAGGGCTGACTCCTGCCTATTACCTGGATGAAGCTCATGAGGTGATCTTGAAGGAGGGAGACCACAATCCACTTAACTCCCAGATCAAGTGGGATGCTGACGGTTATCGCCTGCCAACTGAGGCGGAGTGGGAGAAGGCCGCACGTGGTGGCATCGCTGGCCAGCGTTTTCCCTGGGGCAACACCATCAGCCACACCGAAGCCAATTTTAACAATGAAGGGGGTGAAGAGTATGCCACCGGCACTACCGGAGCGCATCCAAACTTCAATACCGGACCTTTCCCCCGGACGAATCCTGTGGAGTATTTCCCTGCGAATGGCTATGGCTTGCATGGTGCCGCAGACAATGTCTGGGAATGGTGCTACGACCGCTACGCGGCGGATTACTATGCCACTTCACCCAGTTTAGATCCCCTGGGACCTCAATCGGGTAACAACCGTTGCCTTCGGGGTGGCAGTTGGGCAAATCACGCCGCCGTCGCGCGCATCAATTATCGTCGCCACAACAGCCGCACGTATGCACCTGAATGGTCTGGCGTGCGTGTAGTCCGCGGCACCCTCAGCGCCGCATCCCTCGTCGCCGGCCTTTCCCCCTCCACCACTGTGGATACCCGGGATCCCTCTCTGACGGTCGAGCAGTCATCCGGCACAGCGCTGGTCAGCGGCGAGTCGGTCACCAACTACATTGCCGTGGCCCTGGCTTCGCCGGAAGGCCGCACCTTTACCCTGCGCAATGACGGCGGCCTCGTTTTGGAAAACATCGCGGTAACCGTCATCGGAGATCATGATACCGACTTCAGCGTCTCCGGCGTCAATACCACCACCCTGGCCTCGGGGGAAACCATGACGGTGACAGTGACTTTCACCCCCACCCAGACCGGCCAGCGCAATGCAACGCTGCAAATCAGCAGCAACGATCCACTGCAAGGCACCTTCAGCGTCGGCCTCACAGGGCAGGGGGGATTCATCCCGGTGAGCTTTGCCTGGGACGGTCTGCTTCAGCCTTATGATGGCAGCCCACGGCCAGTTTCCGTCTCGACTGAACCGGCTGATATCGAGTTTACGCTGACCTATGCCGGCAATGCGGAGCCGCCTGTCCTGCCTGGGCAGTATGAAGTCACCGCCACCGTGACCAATCCGTACTATGAAGGCAGTTCCACCGTTCTTCTCGTCGTGGACCATCGGGGAGACCGTCTGGTGTTGGCACCCGATGAAGCGCCTGCCATTCCGTCCACGGAAAACATCGTGTGGGAAGAATCCGCGTCCGGTTTGTATGAAGGGCTGCTGCACTCAGATGCGGAAGAGCCACGCCTGCTGGGCTCGCTGGAAAATGTGAAAATTACTAGCAAGGGCAGCGTCTCTGCGCGGCTGCGGATCCAGGGCAGCGCGGTGGCCCTGCGCGGCAGTTTTGATGAGACGGGTCTGTGGGCGGTGGACGTGCCCAAGGCCAAAACAGGTGCCATCCAGGGACAGCTCCGCCTCACAGAGACAGAAGCCGGTCGCCAGGTCGTCACCGGAACGCTCACCTGGGCAGAAAGCGCGGCGACTGTTTATGCTCCTCGTGCGCAAGCGGTGGAAGCCTGGGTGGGTAACCACAGTCTGCTGCTTCCTGGAAATCCGGCCTGGCCGCTGGACGCGCCCGTGGGGGATGGCTGGGCGGTGGTGAAGGTCTCGAAAACTGGCAAGGTGACGGTGAAAGGCCGTCTGGGCGATGGCAACGCCTTCACAGAATCTGCCCTGCTTTCCGCCGCAGGCGAATGGGCGCTCTTTGCGGAGCTTTACCGTGCTGGCAGCACCCGTGGCCACATCGGCGGGCGCATGCAGTTTCGTGACATTGCGCTGATCAGTGACTGCGATGGCCTGCTGGACTGGCGGAAACCTGCGGATGACCGTGCCGCGCAGTTCCCGGCAGGATTTGACGTGCAGGTCCTGGCCGTCGGCAGCCGCCTGACCGCCGCAGCAAAGGGCCAGCGCCTTCTGGCCCAGCTTGCCGATGCGGAGCCGAATGCCAGCCTCAGCCTCATCAGCCCAGGCCTGACCGTCGGGGAGCTGGGAGAGCTGGAGCGAGTCATCAGCTGGCTGCCTACCAATGCCCTGCGCCACTACGGACCGGAGACCCTTGCGGGCAAGGCAAACCCCAAGAGCGGCCAGATTACCGGGAATTTCCGCGATCCAGAAACCGGCACCCGCATCGCCTTCACGGGCATCGCTTTGCAAAAGCAAGGCATCGTCGGCGGCCATTTTATGTTAGGGGATCGAAGCGGTGCTCTGCGCATCCTGCCAGGTACAGATTTCCCTCATCCGGGCAGTGACGGCGTCGTTGCTGAGATCGCCCAGGTGACGCTGCCGGAAACACCTGCCACCGCTCCCTCCCTCACGCCGATTGCCTTTGAGCGCGCCGCCGCCGGGACTTATTCTGGCGTGCTTGCGCTGGAAGGCGTCCATACCGGGGGCATCGAAAACCTGCGCGTCACCACCAGCGGCAGCTTCACGGGCCAGATCTGGATCAATGGTTTCCGTTATGCCCTCACAGGAACATTTGATCTGAATGGCAGCGCCACCACCCAGATTCAGAGCACGGGAGGATTGCCGCCTTTGGACATCACGCTCCAGTTGCAGCAGGCGGCAGGAAGCAGCGATGGCTATCAGCTTACCGGCGTGCTCAGCCTCTCCGGCAGCGATCACCTGGTGGATGCCCAAAGGCTGCCGCCCTACAGCACCCAGGACCCTGCGCCGCAGGCCGGTCCTTGGACGCTGGCCATGCTGGCCCCGGAGGACGTGAATGCCGATGCGCAACCAGGCGGAGACAGTGTGGCCGCTCTTAAAATCAGCGTCAAAGGCCTCTGCACCGGCACCCTGCTGCTGGCGGATGGCAGCAAGGTGACTCTCGCCGGCCATGTCTCCCGCAATGGCGAGTGGAGTCTGCATCGCGGTCTCTATGGAAATCCCGCCCGCGGATTCATTGCTGGAAAAGTCACCTTCCGGGAGTTGGAGGCCGTCAGCGAAGTGGATGGCCAGTGGCGCTGGGAAAAACAAAATGGTGCCGCTCCCAAATCAGCCCTCTACCCCACCGGCTTTGCCTTCACTCGGCCGGTCATTGGCTGCCGATATCAGGCTCCTGCCCGCAACCAGAGCGCCTGGCCGCAGTTGGGCGAGGGGTGGTACAATGCCTGGCTGCGTTTCCAAGGGCCGGCCTTTGCCGTCACCAGTGGCAGCTTCGCGCTGGACCGTCTGGTGACCTGGACAGGAAAAAACCAGGTCATTCATTATGGACCGGACGTCCTCAAGGTGAAGTTTGTCCCCGCCACCGGCCTCATCACCGGCAGCCTGCAGGATGCCGTGACGAAGGGGAGGCAGGGCTTCACCGGCATCCTTATTCAAAAGCAGTCCCTCGCCACCGGATTCTACCTCACCCCGAACCGCTCCGGCAGGTTCGTCATCGAGTCGCAGGCCGAGGTTGACTGA
- a CDS encoding SufE family protein, translating into MNYPASLTELIGFFEFLPEPERRENLISYAEAASACVRREGEVYDLEDVRKDEECTDTVGVFLKVDEQDRVTFAIELGPKVQTLTRALTAILCQGLNGSTLAEVMAVAPEFVPRIIGAELVRLRSQTVYYVLTRMKSAVKIYLDRRDAS; encoded by the coding sequence ATGAACTACCCTGCCAGCCTCACTGAACTCATCGGCTTTTTCGAGTTCCTGCCCGAGCCGGAGAGGCGGGAAAATCTGATCAGCTATGCCGAAGCGGCAAGCGCGTGCGTGCGCAGGGAAGGGGAGGTCTATGATTTGGAGGACGTGCGCAAAGATGAAGAATGCACCGATACGGTCGGCGTCTTTCTGAAAGTGGATGAGCAGGACCGGGTCACCTTTGCCATTGAACTGGGGCCCAAGGTGCAGACACTGACCCGGGCTCTGACCGCCATCCTTTGCCAGGGGCTGAATGGCAGCACCCTGGCGGAAGTGATGGCTGTGGCGCCGGAATTTGTACCGCGCATCATCGGTGCGGAACTCGTTCGTCTGCGCAGCCAGACTGTGTATTATGTGCTCACCCGGATGAAGTCGGCGGTGAAGATTTACCTGGACCGCCGCGATGCATCATGA
- a CDS encoding MarR family transcriptional regulator, with the protein MSKELNRDNISFAQFFLLGYLATSKELTMTDIARKMGHSTAAATGLVDRLEKLGYMERTHAIDDRRKVMVRVTSKGLDLVSRLRDELQSQIADAMTETSATDAASFMTSYRTMDTSIASR; encoded by the coding sequence TTGTCCAAAGAGTTAAACCGGGACAATATTTCGTTCGCCCAGTTTTTCCTGCTGGGATATCTGGCCACCTCCAAGGAGCTGACGATGACAGACATTGCCCGGAAAATGGGCCATTCCACCGCCGCCGCCACCGGTCTGGTGGACCGCCTGGAAAAGCTGGGATACATGGAGCGTACGCACGCCATTGATGACCGGCGCAAGGTGATGGTCCGGGTGACATCGAAGGGCCTGGACCTGGTGAGCCGCCTGCGGGATGAGCTGCAAAGCCAGATTGCTGATGCGATGACGGAGACCTCAGCCACAGATGCAGCTTCCTTTATGACCTCGTACCGCACGATGGATACGAGCATCGCCAGCCGCTAA
- a CDS encoding NAD-binding protein: MKGLISVLATILQDRTSRTNLKALVKLLLVLLGLIFFFTVVFHLLMEREGQHHSWVTGLYWTLTVMTTLGFGDITFAGDIGRFFSIVVLVTGVIFMLVLLPFTFIEFFYAPWMRAQAAAKAPRELPPTMQHHVILTAYDAVASALIPMLQNYGHPYVVLCPTLAEALELDERGIKAAVGDLDDPETYRKMRIENAAMLVTMRSEMINANVTFTARELAPNIPIVASAGSNATRDVLELAGVTLVLRLEEVMGHTLARRVSIRDSDAHIIGNLDGLVIAEASAAGTALVGSTLAQSQIRARTGVSVIGTWNRGSLEMASPEREITNQTLFVVAGTKAQLEQYNASFSTQVPDKPRVIIIGGGRVGRATYHALMDLNVCAISLIEKLPERVKHIPSAVIGDAMEMDILKQACAREATTLIITTHDDDTNVALTIFFRRLRSNWQILTRSTLDRNVPTMLRAGADLVLSYASMGANTILNVLRGSDHLLLAEGVNVFPTEIPASMAGKKIHELQVRSQTGCSIIAVEENGKRVLNPPADYQLPLSGRMFLIGSIEAEESFLKTFKPSLLPARKRAAAQR; encoded by the coding sequence ATGAAGGGTCTTATTTCTGTCCTTGCCACCATTCTGCAAGACCGTACGAGCCGTACCAACCTGAAGGCGCTGGTGAAGCTCCTGCTGGTGCTGCTAGGGCTGATTTTCTTTTTTACGGTGGTTTTCCATCTCCTCATGGAAAGGGAGGGACAGCATCACTCCTGGGTGACGGGACTCTACTGGACGCTGACGGTGATGACGACGCTGGGGTTTGGAGACATCACCTTCGCTGGGGATATCGGCCGTTTCTTTTCCATCGTGGTGCTGGTGACGGGGGTGATTTTCATGCTGGTGCTGCTGCCGTTTACCTTCATCGAATTCTTCTATGCACCGTGGATGCGGGCGCAGGCGGCGGCGAAAGCACCGCGAGAACTGCCTCCCACGATGCAGCACCACGTGATCCTGACCGCCTATGACGCGGTGGCCAGCGCACTGATCCCCATGCTGCAAAACTACGGGCACCCCTATGTGGTGCTGTGCCCGACGCTGGCGGAGGCGCTGGAGCTGGATGAACGCGGCATCAAGGCTGCGGTGGGGGATCTCGATGATCCGGAAACCTACCGCAAGATGCGCATCGAGAATGCGGCGATGCTGGTGACGATGCGCAGTGAAATGATCAATGCCAACGTGACCTTCACGGCACGGGAACTGGCCCCCAACATCCCCATCGTGGCTTCCGCCGGCTCCAATGCGACACGGGATGTTTTAGAACTGGCCGGGGTGACGCTGGTGCTGCGGCTGGAGGAGGTGATGGGCCATACGCTGGCTCGGCGGGTCAGCATCCGGGATTCGGATGCCCACATCATCGGCAATCTGGACGGCCTGGTCATTGCAGAAGCCTCCGCTGCCGGGACGGCGCTAGTGGGCAGCACGCTGGCGCAGAGCCAGATCCGCGCCCGCACCGGCGTGAGCGTCATTGGCACCTGGAATCGTGGCAGCCTGGAAATGGCCTCGCCGGAAAGGGAGATCACCAACCAAACCTTGTTTGTGGTGGCGGGGACGAAGGCCCAGCTTGAACAATACAACGCCTCCTTCAGCACCCAGGTGCCGGACAAGCCCAGGGTCATCATCATTGGCGGGGGCCGCGTAGGCCGCGCCACCTATCACGCACTGATGGATCTGAATGTCTGCGCCATCAGCCTGATTGAAAAACTGCCGGAGCGGGTCAAACACATTCCTTCGGCAGTCATCGGAGATGCGATGGAAATGGATATTTTAAAACAGGCCTGTGCGCGCGAGGCGACGACGCTGATCATCACCACGCATGATGACGACACGAATGTGGCGCTGACGATTTTCTTCCGCCGCCTGCGCAGCAACTGGCAGATCCTGACACGAAGCACGCTGGACCGAAATGTGCCGACGATGCTGCGGGCCGGGGCGGACCTGGTGCTTTCCTATGCTTCCATGGGCGCTAACACGATCCTGAATGTACTGCGCGGCTCAGACCACCTCCTGCTGGCAGAAGGGGTAAACGTCTTTCCCACGGAGATCCCAGCCTCCATGGCGGGCAAAAAGATCCATGAACTGCAGGTGCGCTCGCAGACCGGGTGCAGCATCATCGCGGTGGAGGAGAATGGAAAAAGAGTGCTGAATCCGCCCGCAGACTACCAGTTGCCATTGTCTGGACGCATGTTCCTCATTGGCAGCATCGAGGCGGAGGAATCCTTTTTGAAGACCTTCAAGCCCTCGCTGCTGCCTGCCCGGAAACGTGCGGCCGCCCAGCGGTGA
- the ispE gene encoding 4-(cytidine 5'-diphospho)-2-C-methyl-D-erythritol kinase, with product MELSSPAKINLWLRIQGRRPDGFHEVETRLCKVAVADTVRVESSGRGRSVELTCNVPGIPLDETNLAFKAVRAFEQRTGYTQAWRIHLEKRIPSGAGLGGGSSNAAAVLRAANELSGQPLPLDELLEIAGGIGADVPCFLLDAPAADGTGRGEQVTPAEFPWKLPLVLIKPAFPIPTPWAYQRWKDSKELRGVLYAPQICPWGSMVNGLERPVFEKHRLLPALKSWLLGQNGVEAALMSGSGSTMFAITETGAQAAALAEEARRWCGETAWVVATETLS from the coding sequence GTGGAGCTTTCCTCACCTGCCAAGATCAATCTCTGGCTGCGCATCCAGGGCCGCAGACCTGACGGTTTTCATGAAGTCGAGACGCGGCTTTGCAAAGTGGCCGTCGCCGATACGGTAAGGGTTGAAAGTTCAGGCCGGGGCCGCTCGGTGGAATTAACGTGCAATGTGCCGGGCATTCCGCTGGATGAGACGAACCTGGCCTTTAAAGCGGTGCGGGCTTTTGAACAGCGCACGGGGTATACCCAGGCCTGGCGCATTCATCTGGAAAAGCGCATACCTTCCGGCGCGGGTCTGGGCGGAGGCAGCAGCAATGCGGCGGCGGTGCTGCGGGCGGCGAATGAACTGTCCGGGCAGCCTTTGCCCCTGGATGAGCTGCTGGAGATCGCGGGCGGGATTGGAGCGGATGTGCCCTGCTTTTTGCTGGATGCCCCGGCGGCAGACGGAACAGGGAGGGGGGAGCAGGTGACTCCGGCGGAGTTCCCATGGAAGCTGCCGCTGGTGCTGATCAAACCCGCCTTTCCGATCCCCACGCCCTGGGCCTATCAGCGCTGGAAGGACTCCAAGGAACTGCGCGGAGTGCTTTACGCGCCGCAGATCTGCCCGTGGGGCAGCATGGTGAATGGGCTGGAGCGGCCGGTTTTTGAGAAGCACCGTCTTCTGCCCGCGCTGAAATCCTGGCTGCTGGGGCAAAACGGAGTGGAGGCGGCGCTGATGTCCGGCTCCGGGTCCACGATGTTTGCCATCACGGAAACAGGAGCCCAGGCGGCGGCGCTGGCGGAAGAGGCACGCAGGTGGTGCGGGGAGACGGCCTGGGTGGTGGCGACCGAAACGCTGTCGTGA
- the rpsT gene encoding 30S ribosomal protein S20: MANIRSSEKDIRKTIKRTAANQSVKSRIRTLRKKVLSAIEKGDSVAASTSLSEFSAATDKAAKTKVLHKNTSSRLKSRLAVKVSALTKPA, from the coding sequence ATGGCCAATATTCGTTCTTCAGAAAAAGACATCCGCAAGACCATCAAGCGTACCGCGGCAAACCAATCCGTGAAGAGCCGTATCCGCACGCTCCGCAAGAAGGTCCTCAGCGCCATCGAAAAGGGTGATTCTGTTGCTGCCAGCACAAGCCTCAGCGAATTTTCCGCTGCCACGGACAAGGCTGCCAAGACGAAGGTGCTTCACAAAAACACTTCCTCCCGCCTGAAGAGCCGCCTGGCTGTCAAGGTGAGCGCCCTGACCAAGCCAGCATAA